One Panicum virgatum strain AP13 chromosome 3N, P.virgatum_v5, whole genome shotgun sequence DNA segment encodes these proteins:
- the LOC120666132 gene encoding uncharacterized protein LOC120666132 has protein sequence MAAVTAPMPAPNSGPAPSPASGDHPWAAAEKRLNRLVRAVALVEKMGNGLGTLAFTWATVVVLGGFSTDLRQDFWYATAIVFLEAFRVFSRESRSDDQLLFKTTGGVKLKRVVLGSGVLYYLNAVIVVVCFSNALVIITNHYFPLGPNKTLALAALLALVSKLEFSTYIEGVSSSGRNNVFATVFFRCIPIVALVLLAVGIIYLGDLQPGNALLPLMPLFASWIVYNLLVLSLQHYEQKFVQVTKMLCTVIFPLWVAISLVVAFKTLGLLILLSTALLGNIQIPVAIARIVLSSMRLFKVNGHHQGSSNEHLIPALKIFYIMVFFQGISYIMACMLETAFSFLFRRLLAKACGLGEEPEMKSINLYYEHAYDKCMQDGVLSQEDMKLVRFAVDSLSSNSHAQNLAAVRILYSLLKKTETTRSNTGLLVSEVTTSKNSVGTLISMLGWTEPEDQGIRLFAAEVIAKMAGNLRIVGIPGTVQMVSSLLDYDARASEVCINMEVPGYLSPSRIQALPVQVTGNNVLDTPKNFLQCMKNLISIPKEDEEFWMAKDSFPSQALEILEKLAHDLDNCAEISRATGLIAKIIGFMSYTIDTTNIPGPQKQLWTTSSLKLIIKLASTNGEIGMVLQQKISEQPFLLSNLAEILEDSCSSQYQLELVMGIIAKLAVDMEARQEIGSYQVFITKLVNAFLGRDQPSSMRKVAGEALSMLSMGNAKNFSAILEAIGPNFIDMKDMLMFDEYTYVTASLLQNVCALSQEKLSQLGSSKHLSSLLPVVFAKMMNRELEGKKLEALISLASQICKVFPQCFAQELESGLADIVQKLVATLNSSKKPSLEYPRMRRVIIEMTICILESCPHYATVFREKGMLAALFMVERTPSKVEKYRLFSGHVGVVPESGLPLLTLVARAKELVASTTPSP, from the exons GGTGTTTAGCCGTGAAAGCAGATCGGATGATCAATTGTTATTCAAGACAACAGGTGGTGTCAAACTGAAAAGAGTGGTACTAGGTAGTGGGGTACTGTACTATCTGAATGCAGTGATTGTGGTGGTATGCTTCTCCAATGCCCTAGTAATTATCACCAATCATTACTTTCCATTGGGACCAAACAAAACCCTGGCACTAGCAGCATTACTGGCGCTAGTGAGCAAGTTGGAGTTTTCCACATACATTGAAGGCGTGAGCAGCTCAGGGCGCAATAATGTATTTGCTACTGTTTTCTTTCGCTGTATCCCCATAGTTGCACTCGTTCTATTAGCTGTTGGTATAATATACTTGGGAGATCTCCAGCCAGGAAATGCACTGTTGCCACTGATGCCACTTTTTGCTTCTTGGATAGTATACAACCTACTAGTGCTTAGCCTCCAACACTATGAACAAAAATTTGTTCAGGTGACGAAGATGTTGTGCACTGTAATTTTCCCACTCTGGGTGGCCATATCTCTTGTTGTAGCATTCAAAACTTTGGGTCTCTTGATACTATTATCCACAGCACTGCTTGGAAACATCCAGATTCCAGTGGCTATTGCACGTATTGTGCTATCGTCGATGCGCCTTTTCAAGGTTAACGGCCATCACCAAGGAAGCAGTAATGAACACCTTATCCCAGCACTAAAGATATTCTACATCATGGTGTTCTTTCAAGGTATATCATACATTATGGCATGCATGTTGGAGACAgcattttctttcttgtttAGAAGATTACTGGCCAAGGCATGTGGACTCGGCGAAGAGCCAGAAATGAAGTCTATCAACCTTTACTATGAGCATGCTTATGACAAGTGCATGCAAGATGGCGTCCTCTCTCAGGAGGATATGAAGCTTGTCAGGTTTGCGGTTGATTCCCTGAGctccaactcccacgcccagaaCCTCGCAGCTGTCCGAATTCTGTACTCCCTTCTGAAGAAAACAGAAACTACAAGAAGCAACACTGGATTACTTGTCTCAGAAGTCACAACAAGCAAGAACTCGGTTGGCACCTTGATCAGCATGTTGGGTTGGACAGAGCCAGAAGACCAAGGTATAAGGTTGTTTGCTGCTGAGGTCATCGCCAAGATGGCTGGTAATCTTAGGATTGTTGGCATCCCTGGAACAGTGCAAATGGTGTCTTCTCTCCTTGATTATGATGCTCGAGCTTCAGAAGTGTGCATCAATATGGAGGTACCTGGTTATCTGTCACCATCAAGAATACAGGCTCTCCCAGTACAAGTAACAGGAAACAATGTACTGGACACCCCAAAAAACTTCTTGCAGTGCATGAAGAATCTGATTTCAATCCCAAAAGAAGATGAGGAATTTTGGATGGCCAAGGATTCGTTCCCTTCTCAGGCACTGGAAATTCTTGAAAAACTGGCTCATGATCTTGACAATTGTGCTGAAATCAGCAGGGCAACAGGACTCATTGCAAAGATCATAGGGTTCATGAGCTACACCATAGACACTACAAACATCCCTGGGCCACAGAAACAGTTATGGACTACTTCATCCTTGAAATTGATCATCAAGCTTGCAAGCACCAATGGGGAAATTGGTATGGTACTCCAGCAGAAAATCTCAGAGCAACCCTTCCTGCTAAGTAACCTTGCTGAGATATTGGAGGACAGCTGCAGTAGCCAGTACCAATTGGAGCTAGTTATGGGTATCATTGCCAAACTTGCAGTCGACATGGAAGCAAGACAGGAGATTGGCTCATACCAAGTGTTCATCACTAAGTTGGTGAATGCATTTCTTGGTCGAGATCAACCATCATCAATGCGAAAAGTGGCAGGGGAAGCATTGTCAATGCTGTCAATGGGGAATGCTAAAAATTTCTCTGCTATCTTGGAGGCAATAGGGCCCAACTTTATTGATATGAAAGATATGCTCATGTTTGATGAGTACACATATGTTACAGCAAGTTTGCTGCAAAATGTGTGCGCTCTCTCCCAAGAGAAGCTAAGCCAATTAGGATCCAGCAAGCACCTCTCATCTTTGTTGCCAGTG GTTTTCGCAAAAATGATGAATCGCGAGCTCGAGGGCAAGAAACTGGAGGCTCTGATCAGCTTGGCTTCACAGATCTGTAAGGTCTTCCCTCAATGCTTTGCACAAGAGCTGGAGTCTGGATTAGCTGACATTGTCCAAAAGTTGGTGGCTACACTCAACTCCAGTAAGAAACCGAGTCTTGAATATCCAAGGATGAGAAGGGTCATTATTGAGATGACAATATGCATATTGGAATCATGTCCTCACTATGCAACCGTTTTCCGAGAAAAAGGTATGCTGGCCGCACTGTTCATGGTGGAGAGGACCCCATCTAAAGTGGAGAAGTATAGGCTCTTCTCTGGTCATGTAGGGGTGGTTCCAGAGAGCGGCTTACCTCTCCTTACCCTAGTGGCTAGAGCAAAAGAGTTGGTTGCTTCTACAACACCAAGTCCATGA